The following coding sequences are from one Paenibacillus sp. FSL R5-0912 window:
- a CDS encoding carbohydrate ABC transporter permease, producing MSGSSKSKQSLILLAFVFPALLFYAVFMLAPAFGGAWYSFTDWNGLNPAYHLVGFANYIEALTDDAFFIDSVWFTLKFVVFMVVLQNVLAVLLAVLIESSRRSKTWFRTIFFMPNMISMIIGGFMWLFIFTKALPYIAEHAGLAFLDQSWIGDPKYSFLAIVIVSLWGGVGYLMVIYIAALQGVPDALKEAAAIDGANSWQTFRSITLPMVYPAVTIGIFVTLNSSFKAFDAVFALTGGGPGRATQVLALNIFEEAFKMSGRYGYASAKAMILFLVVLVITLIQLSIMKRREVEA from the coding sequence ATGAGTGGAAGCAGTAAAAGCAAACAGTCGCTCATTCTGCTGGCCTTCGTGTTTCCCGCCCTGCTGTTCTACGCCGTATTCATGCTTGCTCCCGCCTTCGGCGGGGCATGGTACAGCTTCACGGACTGGAACGGATTGAATCCCGCCTACCATCTGGTGGGATTCGCCAATTACATCGAAGCGCTGACGGATGATGCTTTTTTCATCGATTCAGTCTGGTTTACCCTGAAATTTGTAGTGTTTATGGTCGTGCTGCAGAATGTACTGGCGGTGCTGCTGGCTGTGCTGATCGAATCCAGCCGCCGCAGCAAGACCTGGTTCCGGACGATCTTCTTCATGCCGAACATGATCAGCATGATTATCGGCGGCTTCATGTGGCTGTTTATTTTCACCAAAGCACTGCCTTATATCGCTGAGCATGCGGGCCTGGCTTTTCTGGACCAGTCGTGGATCGGCGACCCGAAATATTCTTTTCTGGCGATTGTCATTGTCTCCTTGTGGGGCGGCGTAGGTTACCTGATGGTGATCTATATTGCGGCGCTGCAAGGGGTGCCGGATGCGCTCAAGGAAGCGGCTGCCATTGACGGCGCGAATAGCTGGCAGACCTTCCGCAGCATTACACTGCCTATGGTCTATCCGGCTGTAACGATCGGTATCTTCGTGACGCTGAACAGCTCGTTCAAGGCTTTTGACGCCGTGTTCGCGCTCACCGGGGGTGGACCGGGAAGAGCGACCCAGGTGCTCGCGCTGAATATTTTTGAGGAAGCGTTCAAGATGAGCGGCCGCTACGGCTACGCCAGTGCCAAGGCGATGATCCTGTTCCTGGTGGTCCTGGTGATCACGCTGATACAGCTGAGCATTATGAAACGAAGAGAGGTGGAGGCATGA
- a CDS encoding ABC transporter substrate-binding protein, with translation MKKALNTAMALMLVLGIVSGCSSGSNGNTPRESASSKPAESAAAATEGPAQKVELKVFMSFPRFKDQFDKYFEQFKAKELAEKNIDVTVKLEMPNPDQAKQILETRMASNDAPDVFTLHAIADVPRYYKAGYLSDLSDQDFVPKLYDSVRQTVTYDDKVVALPLESLSWGYLYNKQIFSELGIQPPQTLDDMQAAIDKLNAAGIKPFELSFQESWIPQLMMALSLGGIVSSEHPDWVEKMNKGEASYADVKDVFNIIDLIMANGTDKPFEVGSAAGSTDFANGKAAMWVQGPWQAESILKANPDMEFGVAPLPVSNDPAATQINLATSTSLAVSPNSKNKAVALDLVNYVLDDQDSSALFEELKFNPVAKQHTYNTYPWVTEASSYVSEGKAYLDLSLPNGVTDETAKLLQSYYTKGVTQEEFIKTLDKTWANAVKAGN, from the coding sequence ATGAAGAAAGCGCTTAATACAGCAATGGCACTGATGCTTGTTCTGGGGATTGTATCGGGGTGCAGCTCCGGTTCAAATGGAAATACGCCAAGGGAGAGCGCAAGCAGCAAGCCGGCGGAAAGTGCGGCAGCAGCGACTGAAGGTCCGGCCCAAAAAGTGGAGCTGAAGGTATTCATGAGCTTCCCGCGCTTCAAGGATCAATTCGATAAATATTTCGAGCAATTCAAGGCCAAGGAGCTGGCGGAGAAAAATATTGATGTCACCGTCAAGCTGGAGATGCCGAACCCGGATCAGGCCAAGCAGATTCTGGAGACCCGGATGGCCTCAAATGATGCGCCGGATGTATTCACCCTCCATGCGATTGCGGATGTGCCCCGGTATTACAAGGCCGGCTATCTAAGCGATCTGTCGGATCAGGACTTCGTACCGAAGCTGTATGACAGTGTCCGGCAGACCGTTACCTATGATGATAAAGTCGTAGCCCTTCCGCTGGAGAGCCTGTCCTGGGGATATCTGTACAACAAGCAAATCTTCAGCGAGCTCGGGATTCAGCCGCCGCAGACACTGGATGACATGCAGGCAGCGATTGACAAGCTGAATGCAGCCGGGATTAAGCCGTTCGAGCTGAGCTTCCAGGAATCGTGGATTCCGCAGCTGATGATGGCGCTGTCTCTTGGAGGCATCGTATCCTCCGAGCATCCGGACTGGGTGGAGAAGATGAACAAAGGTGAAGCCTCCTATGCCGATGTGAAGGATGTCTTCAACATTATTGATCTGATTATGGCTAACGGCACGGATAAACCGTTTGAGGTGGGCAGTGCGGCAGGGTCCACGGATTTTGCGAACGGCAAAGCGGCAATGTGGGTGCAGGGACCGTGGCAGGCGGAATCCATCCTCAAAGCCAATCCTGATATGGAATTTGGTGTGGCTCCGCTGCCAGTCAGTAATGATCCCGCGGCTACACAGATTAATCTGGCGACCTCGACATCTCTGGCGGTATCCCCTAACAGCAAGAACAAGGCTGTGGCGCTGGATCTGGTGAATTATGTGCTGGATGACCAGGATTCTTCGGCGCTGTTCGAGGAGCTGAAATTTAATCCGGTGGCGAAGCAGCACACCTACAATACCTATCCGTGGGTGACCGAGGCCAGCTCTTATGTCTCCGAAGGCAAGGCTTATCTGGATCTGTCGCTCCCGAACGGCGTAACCGATGAGACGGCCAAGCTGCTTCAGAGTTATTACACCAAGGGTGTAACTCAGGAGGAATTCATTAAGACGCTCGACAAGACCTGGGCCAATGCGGTAAAAGCAGGTAACTAA
- a CDS encoding response regulator transcription factor, whose product MLKVLIIDDEPWSRQVVKSLGAWEEHGMQVIGEAEDGIEGLELVEKLHPGLVITDMRMPGLDGVELLERLKHQYPEVQIIVMSGYDDFVYLKQAIRSKAVEYLLKPVDREELNNVLSECAKERERQRLTGSPLMLMDQPLMERYLAYRQRIYDQLLALNKPAAREELEKLGRELERSVPQHQLEAMIERTARDLLLLAGEAAKTNGGVTAADAPDTSDRPDKPWPSVQAMVTGLGDHFTELINTLLEQRKNRVKLDLAEVEDYIRNHYLEQVSLEGIAAHFLVTKEHLSRAFKAATGDTVLDRITRLRMERARELIAGRDMPIKDAAGLCGYEDLAYFYRVFKKHYGITPGELRSEK is encoded by the coding sequence ATGCTGAAGGTTCTGATTATTGACGATGAGCCCTGGTCCAGACAGGTAGTGAAGTCGCTCGGCGCCTGGGAAGAACACGGAATGCAGGTGATCGGCGAAGCGGAGGACGGAATCGAAGGACTTGAGCTGGTGGAGAAGCTTCATCCGGGGCTAGTAATTACCGATATGCGGATGCCCGGACTGGACGGGGTCGAGCTGCTGGAAAGACTGAAGCATCAGTACCCGGAGGTGCAGATTATTGTGATGAGCGGATATGATGACTTCGTCTACCTGAAGCAGGCGATCCGCTCGAAGGCGGTTGAATATCTGCTGAAGCCGGTGGACCGGGAAGAGCTGAATAACGTGCTCTCGGAGTGCGCGAAGGAGCGGGAACGGCAGCGCTTAACCGGATCACCGCTGATGCTCATGGATCAGCCGCTGATGGAGCGTTATCTCGCCTACCGCCAGCGGATCTATGATCAGCTGCTGGCGCTGAACAAGCCGGCGGCAAGAGAAGAGCTGGAGAAGCTGGGGCGGGAGCTGGAACGCTCGGTGCCGCAGCATCAGCTGGAAGCAATGATCGAGCGGACTGCCCGTGACCTGCTTCTGCTGGCCGGTGAAGCCGCGAAGACAAACGGGGGTGTGACGGCAGCGGATGCGCCGGATACGTCCGATAGGCCCGATAAGCCATGGCCGTCAGTTCAGGCCATGGTAACGGGGCTTGGGGATCACTTCACAGAGCTGATCAACACGCTTCTGGAGCAGCGCAAGAACCGCGTTAAGCTTGATCTGGCGGAGGTTGAGGACTATATCCGGAATCATTACCTGGAGCAGGTGTCGCTGGAGGGCATCGCCGCACATTTCCTGGTGACGAAGGAGCATCTCAGCCGCGCTTTCAAGGCCGCAACGGGAGACACAGTACTCGACCGCATTACCCGGCTGAGAATGGAGCGGGCCAGAGAGCTGATCGCAGGGCGTGACATGCCGATCAAAGATGCTGCTGGACTCTGCGGGTACGAGGATCTGGCATACTTTTACCGTGTCTTCAAGAAGCACTACGGCATTACCCCCGGAGAGCTGCGGAGCGAGAAGTGA
- a CDS encoding sensor histidine kinase encodes MMKRTSLRVRLLVIMICLTTLPVLTVTTIATYNTRQSVEKEMINANNSRMQWADQYLDELIEQLDTLFYTLQINPQLMAGLTGTDSPDISVQYRSLNNIREAITSQFYTNSRKVDELTLYMHDQLKAISVDFVNSGSVSPLDIGEGPWSRLPYGPVNMYFKQNGTGIYAYHGINRFEDHRLLGGIGVRINREVWEEVSHILQSEDESSVFLLNDEGELLSGSSISESSGDIGRRLQNLAVSEHELEFRQEDGYFFFMKKVADGQLTVVKAIPLSTVAKSARPTIAAGFLTGGLFMIASILLSILFSLRITRPIVSLAVSMRKAHVSNFEQHSVQSRDEIGLLERGYNSMMERIRELIEVEYRQEIEVKNAQLLALQAQINPHFLNNTLQLIGGMALSRNADDIYNITRVIGDLLRYSISNEGGLVKLEEELKHVRNYVFIQENRFLGRCTVVTEADEFSRASLLPRFTLQPLVENAFEHGLQPQRGQWRLLIRIRTVGSRTVFMVKDEGVGMTPERLEEIRAALRGNVTMLADPGAGEPRRRKGIGLHNVHSRLVLQFGEKYGMRIYSKAGAGTLVVIQWPAAAEGGERNAEGSDY; translated from the coding sequence ATGATGAAGCGGACAAGTCTCCGGGTCCGGCTCCTGGTCATCATGATTTGCCTGACCACATTGCCGGTGCTCACTGTTACCACCATTGCCACGTACAATACGCGGCAATCCGTGGAGAAGGAAATGATCAATGCGAATAACTCCCGGATGCAGTGGGCGGACCAGTATCTGGATGAGCTGATTGAGCAGCTGGATACCCTGTTCTACACCCTGCAGATTAACCCTCAGCTTATGGCGGGGTTAACGGGTACGGACAGCCCGGACATTAGTGTCCAGTACCGTTCGCTGAACAATATCCGCGAAGCCATAACCTCGCAGTTCTATACGAACTCCCGGAAGGTAGACGAGCTGACACTGTACATGCATGACCAATTAAAAGCCATCTCCGTTGACTTCGTGAATAGTGGAAGCGTTTCCCCGCTGGATATCGGTGAGGGCCCCTGGAGCCGGCTGCCCTACGGGCCGGTCAATATGTATTTCAAGCAGAACGGCACCGGCATCTATGCCTACCACGGCATTAACCGGTTCGAGGATCACCGGCTGCTCGGAGGCATAGGCGTGCGGATCAATCGGGAGGTATGGGAGGAGGTCAGCCATATACTCCAGTCCGAGGACGAGAGCTCGGTCTTCCTGCTGAATGATGAGGGCGAGCTGCTCTCCGGCTCGAGCATTTCCGAGAGCTCCGGTGATATCGGCAGGCGGCTGCAGAATCTTGCCGTCTCTGAGCATGAACTTGAATTCCGGCAGGAGGACGGCTATTTCTTCTTCATGAAAAAAGTGGCCGATGGTCAGCTTACGGTCGTGAAAGCCATTCCCTTGTCCACTGTCGCCAAGAGCGCACGGCCTACGATTGCTGCCGGTTTTCTGACCGGAGGCTTGTTCATGATTGCCTCCATTCTGCTGTCTATCCTGTTCTCGCTGCGGATTACCCGCCCGATTGTCAGTCTGGCGGTGTCGATGCGCAAGGCGCATGTCAGCAACTTCGAACAGCACTCGGTGCAGAGCCGTGATGAGATCGGGCTGCTGGAGCGCGGCTACAACTCGATGATGGAACGGATACGGGAGCTGATTGAGGTGGAATACCGCCAGGAGATTGAGGTCAAGAATGCCCAGCTGCTCGCTCTTCAGGCCCAGATCAATCCGCATTTCCTGAACAATACGCTCCAGCTGATCGGGGGGATGGCTTTGTCGAGGAATGCTGATGATATTTATAACATCACCCGGGTGATTGGCGACCTGCTGCGTTATTCGATCAGCAATGAAGGCGGGCTGGTGAAGCTGGAGGAAGAGCTTAAGCATGTGCGCAACTATGTGTTCATTCAGGAGAACCGCTTCCTGGGGCGTTGTACAGTGGTGACTGAGGCGGATGAGTTCTCCCGGGCCAGCCTGCTGCCGCGCTTCACGCTGCAGCCGCTGGTGGAGAACGCTTTTGAGCATGGCTTGCAGCCACAGCGCGGGCAATGGAGGCTGCTGATCCGGATCCGGACCGTTGGCAGCCGCACTGTATTCATGGTTAAGGACGAAGGCGTAGGCATGACGCCGGAGCGGCTCGAGGAGATCCGTGCGGCACTCCGGGGGAATGTCACGATGCTGGCCGATCCCGGAGCGGGAGAGCCCCGGCGGAGAAAGGGCATCGGCCTGCACAACGTCCATTCACGGCTGGTGCTGCAATTTGGAGAGAAGTATGGAATGCGTATATACAGCAAGGCCGGGGCGGGAACACTGGTTGTGATCCAGTGGCCTGCGGCCGCAGAGGGGGGAGAGCGGAATGCTGAAGGTTCTGATTATTGA
- a CDS encoding TetR family transcriptional regulator → MSPRISDQQKEQRRMQILGAAKVVFTAKGYEAATFTDILEETGMSRGWIYLYFQTKEEIFEALLDQQDSEYEAYTAALLSAHPGVWEVIRQMYADQQAELLRMPGGSFLPAFYEYFLGGSRDERRRSLLLKRYETGIARFEALLHSGVERGEFSPLMPLAQLARITASYQEGIMTHTLAVGPELAHTEFQINALLNYLEQLLKPGRRPAEE, encoded by the coding sequence ATGTCACCCAGAATATCCGACCAGCAAAAAGAACAGCGGAGGATGCAGATCCTCGGTGCCGCCAAAGTGGTGTTCACCGCCAAGGGCTATGAAGCAGCTACGTTCACAGATATCCTGGAGGAAACAGGGATGAGCCGGGGCTGGATCTATTTGTATTTCCAGACCAAGGAGGAAATATTTGAAGCGCTGCTCGATCAGCAGGATAGTGAATATGAGGCCTATACAGCAGCCCTGTTATCGGCACACCCTGGGGTGTGGGAAGTCATCCGGCAGATGTACGCCGATCAGCAGGCAGAGCTGCTGCGCATGCCGGGCGGAAGTTTCCTTCCGGCCTTCTATGAGTATTTCCTGGGCGGCTCCAGGGATGAACGGCGGCGAAGCCTGCTGCTGAAGCGGTACGAGACCGGAATTGCCCGGTTTGAGGCACTGCTGCACTCAGGCGTGGAGCGGGGGGAATTCAGCCCGCTTATGCCGCTTGCGCAGCTGGCGAGAATTACAGCCTCTTACCAGGAAGGAATCATGACCCACACTCTTGCCGTAGGCCCGGAGCTCGCTCACACGGAATTCCAGATTAACGCGCTGCTTAATTATCTGGAGCAATTACTGAAGCCCGGGCGCCGCCCGGCTGAAGAATAG
- a CDS encoding MFS transporter, which produces MSALFRNPVFTRLFLAAFASQLGTVVGNMAFAYYLVDHFSTRPALAATAELMYSLPTLAVFWLVGVIADLLDRKKIAAYSDWIRAGLTLLLLVCVHGQLLTLCFLVLFLRSAIAKFFGPAEMGLLQGSIGQAQYVQAAGLNQMIMGLFMLFGMSLGAAAYRFLGIEGAILIDGASFLISGLLILSCRFTAEVRMPSGHYALRDIRFPQLLKDFREGLRYILGHKLLLTLISGFLFFGIVNGVFAVLPIFAMKYKLSPDNYMLHASLITLCLGTGFLIGSLAGSALIRRFTRPRVLIFGLLLSSLLIVALGSADTLWIYLPLVLIEGICIAPVNIALGSWLPELVIPQNMGRVNAMIEPVMMLGHSLALGFVAIAFPAVVSITWLHYILGLCTLLVSVYYGFALPPLVRRLALPNGNSSAAERAG; this is translated from the coding sequence ATGTCCGCACTCTTCCGCAATCCCGTCTTTACCAGGCTGTTCCTGGCCGCCTTCGCTTCACAGCTCGGGACAGTTGTCGGGAACATGGCCTTTGCCTATTACCTTGTGGACCATTTCAGCACGCGTCCGGCACTGGCGGCAACGGCTGAACTGATGTATTCCTTGCCCACCCTTGCCGTGTTCTGGCTTGTCGGAGTCATCGCCGACCTGCTCGACCGCAAGAAGATTGCCGCTTACAGCGACTGGATCCGGGCCGGATTAACGCTGCTGCTCCTGGTATGCGTACATGGTCAATTGCTTACCTTATGCTTCCTGGTGTTGTTCCTGCGCAGCGCCATTGCGAAGTTCTTCGGCCCCGCCGAGATGGGCCTGCTGCAGGGCAGCATCGGGCAGGCGCAATATGTTCAGGCAGCGGGCCTGAACCAGATGATTATGGGGCTGTTTATGCTGTTCGGCATGAGCCTTGGCGCGGCGGCTTACCGCTTTCTCGGGATTGAAGGTGCTATCCTTATCGACGGGGCGAGCTTCCTCATCTCCGGACTCCTGATCCTAAGCTGCCGGTTCACAGCTGAAGTGCGGATGCCCAGCGGACACTACGCACTGCGGGATATCCGGTTTCCGCAGCTGCTTAAAGATTTCCGTGAAGGGCTGCGTTATATCCTCGGGCACAAGCTGCTCCTTACACTCATCTCCGGCTTCCTGTTCTTCGGCATCGTCAACGGCGTATTTGCCGTCCTGCCTATTTTTGCAATGAAATACAAGCTCAGCCCGGATAACTATATGCTTCACGCCTCGCTGATCACCCTCTGCCTGGGCACCGGCTTCCTGATCGGCAGCCTCGCCGGCTCCGCGCTGATCCGCCGGTTCACACGCCCCCGGGTGCTGATCTTCGGACTGCTGTTATCCAGCCTGCTGATTGTTGCCCTGGGCTCGGCGGACACCCTCTGGATCTATCTCCCGCTCGTTCTGATCGAAGGCATCTGCATTGCGCCGGTGAATATCGCGCTGGGCAGCTGGCTGCCGGAGCTGGTCATCCCGCAGAACATGGGGCGGGTGAATGCAATGATTGAGCCGGTGATGATGCTCGGCCATTCCCTGGCGCTTGGTTTTGTCGCTATTGCATTTCCGGCTGTCGTGTCGATCACTTGGCTTCACTACATTCTGGGCCTATGCACCCTGCTGGTCAGCGTGTATTACGGATTCGCCCTGCCTCCGCTCGTCCGCAGGCTGGCCCTGCCTAACGGGAATTCTTCAGCCGCTGAAAGAGCTGGCTAA
- a CDS encoding alpha/beta hydrolase family protein yields the protein MRVLEIILTVSALLLMFSFVSGKGVLKVKIALTAVSGTLCAAQLGLEGYRWQMAGVYVIVLLGLIIRIAGIISGRSRKLLSTGQKTRKSAFRRLKRGWAIAGTAAGILIVICSAVLSSMIPVVELPAPSGPFAVGMQTLHLTDSSRPESQTPDPGDSRELMVYVWYPAPAEKGHQTAPLLPGDKQSNRKVMSAFAGSLGIPSFSLDYWAYIHTNAYRNADWLRSEGPYPLILINHGLGTSSLLHTTLAENLAANGYIVAAVDHTYSTAATLFPDGTVTEFSESLSSDHFIATGKQLGNVWNDDNRFVLSQLKQQFADYIDTDLIGIAGHSFGGAAAYEAMFSIPELKAGIDLDGSLYTLTGPSLGKPFLFIESEDYNNRKKQISDPDIDAEEKIMNNARLSGGGKLYIKGTAHFNFTDLQLYSSLLKYTGMTGGIDGGRSNEIVNQLVLDFFNSHLKGSHEDGEDAGTAAGTAAGTDAGTDAGTDAGTDAGTDAGTDAGTDAGTDAGTDAGTDAGTDAGYDAGTDAGTDAGTDAGTDAGTDAGTDAGTDAGTNAGYDEVVRP from the coding sequence ATGAGAGTATTGGAGATTATTTTGACTGTGTCCGCATTATTATTAATGTTCAGCTTCGTGTCTGGCAAGGGCGTTCTCAAGGTGAAAATAGCTTTAACTGCGGTTAGCGGCACATTGTGCGCAGCACAGCTTGGGCTCGAAGGGTACCGCTGGCAAATGGCGGGCGTGTATGTAATTGTGCTGCTTGGCCTAATCATCCGCATTGCAGGAATAATTAGCGGCCGTTCGCGGAAGCTGTTGTCCACTGGCCAAAAAACCAGGAAATCTGCATTCCGCCGGTTGAAACGCGGCTGGGCAATAGCAGGTACCGCAGCAGGTATACTTATAGTGATCTGCTCGGCAGTGCTCTCTTCCATGATCCCGGTTGTGGAGTTACCCGCTCCTTCAGGGCCTTTTGCCGTTGGCATGCAGACTCTACATCTCACCGACAGCAGCCGGCCTGAATCTCAGACACCTGACCCCGGGGACTCACGGGAGCTGATGGTTTATGTCTGGTATCCGGCCCCGGCGGAGAAGGGTCACCAGACTGCACCTTTGCTGCCTGGTGATAAACAGAGCAACCGGAAGGTTATGTCCGCTTTTGCCGGATCATTAGGAATCCCATCCTTCTCCCTCGATTATTGGGCATATATTCATACGAATGCTTACCGGAATGCGGACTGGCTGCGCTCAGAGGGACCTTATCCGCTGATTCTGATCAATCACGGCCTCGGTACCTCAAGTCTGCTGCATACCACACTTGCAGAGAACCTGGCAGCGAACGGTTATATTGTAGCGGCCGTAGATCATACTTACAGTACAGCGGCTACTTTATTTCCAGACGGCACAGTTACCGAGTTCAGCGAGTCTTTAAGCAGTGATCATTTCATAGCAACAGGAAAGCAGCTGGGCAACGTATGGAACGACGATAACCGCTTTGTCCTCAGCCAATTGAAGCAGCAATTCGCAGATTACATAGATACTGATCTCATCGGGATAGCAGGACACTCCTTCGGTGGAGCAGCTGCGTACGAGGCGATGTTCTCCATTCCTGAGCTTAAAGCGGGAATTGATCTGGATGGAAGCTTGTATACCCTCACAGGTCCGTCCCTGGGTAAACCGTTTTTGTTCATAGAGTCAGAGGATTACAATAACCGGAAGAAGCAGATTTCAGATCCGGATATCGATGCCGAGGAAAAAATAATGAATAACGCCAGGCTAAGCGGGGGCGGCAAGCTCTATATCAAAGGCACAGCACACTTCAACTTTACAGATCTGCAGCTCTATTCAAGCCTGCTGAAGTACACCGGAATGACGGGCGGCATTGACGGCGGGCGAAGCAATGAAATTGTGAATCAGCTTGTGCTGGATTTCTTCAACAGCCATTTGAAGGGAAGCCATGAGGATGGAGAGGATGCCGGGACCGCTGCTGGGACCGCTGCCGGGACGGATGCCGGGACGGATGCCGGGACGGATGCCGGGACGGATGCCGGGACGGATGCCGGGACGGATGCCGGGACGGATGCCGGGACGGATGCCGGGACGGATGCCGGGACGGATGCCGGGACGGATGCCGGGTATGATGCCGGGACGGATGCCGGGACGGATGCCGGGACGGATGCCGGGACGGATGCCGGGACGGATGCCGGGACGGATGCCGGGACGGATGCCGGGACGAATGCCGGGTATGATGAGGTGGTTAGGCCTTAA